In Capillimicrobium parvum, a genomic segment contains:
- a CDS encoding DUF3866 family protein, with amino-acid sequence MLELRRASVTAADGAWLQTDLGPAWSDPALHPPAQVGDDVVVNVQARGLGLGSGGYDVVAVNLTRGLEAADRSGAHVMKLNYTPLQHAVHAADGDPLAARGPVAVFGAHGQLPALAWAFGQAAPGARLGYVQTAGGALPGRLSRTAGELREAGLLEVHVTAGPAYGGELEAITTAGGLCAALERCDAVACGPGPGILGSGTALGHGGLAALDSAHAALALGLPTLVVARMSSADPRQRHRGLSHHTRTVLEMLLAPVIVALPEGQSAPDDRHDWRVASGALDGYPWPLRSMGRDDPLFFAAAAAAGRVLASGR; translated from the coding sequence GTGCTCGAGCTGCGCCGCGCCTCCGTGACCGCCGCCGACGGCGCCTGGCTGCAGACCGACCTGGGCCCGGCGTGGAGCGACCCGGCGCTGCACCCGCCGGCGCAGGTGGGCGACGACGTCGTCGTCAACGTGCAGGCGCGCGGGCTCGGCCTCGGATCGGGCGGCTACGACGTCGTCGCCGTGAACCTGACCCGCGGGCTGGAGGCGGCCGATCGCTCGGGCGCGCACGTGATGAAGCTGAACTACACGCCGCTGCAGCACGCGGTCCACGCGGCCGACGGCGACCCGCTCGCCGCCCGCGGTCCCGTCGCCGTGTTCGGCGCGCACGGCCAGCTTCCCGCGCTCGCGTGGGCGTTCGGCCAGGCCGCGCCCGGGGCGCGGCTCGGCTACGTGCAGACGGCCGGCGGTGCGCTGCCCGGCCGGCTGTCGCGCACCGCCGGTGAGCTGCGCGAGGCGGGCCTGCTGGAGGTCCACGTCACGGCGGGGCCGGCATACGGCGGCGAGCTCGAGGCGATCACGACCGCCGGCGGGCTGTGCGCCGCCCTCGAGCGCTGCGACGCGGTCGCGTGCGGGCCGGGGCCGGGCATCCTCGGCTCGGGGACCGCGCTCGGCCACGGCGGGCTTGCGGCGCTCGACTCGGCGCACGCCGCGCTGGCGCTCGGCCTCCCGACGCTCGTCGTGGCGCGGATGTCGAGCGCCGACCCGCGCCAGCGCCACCGCGGCCTCTCGCACCACACGCGGACCGTGCTCGAGATGCTGCTGGCGCCGGTCATCGTCGCGCTGCCGGAGGGCCAATCGGCGCCGGACGACCGCCACGACTGGCGGGTCGCCTCGGGCGCGCTGGACGGCTACCCGTGGCCGCTGCGCTCGATGGGCCGCGACGACCCGCTCTTCTTCGCCGCCGCCGCAGCCGCCGGGCGGGTCCTAGCCTCCGGGCGATGA
- a CDS encoding acyl-CoA dehydrogenase family protein: MDFEPTQRCREFSERLEAFMDERVYPAESVYGEQLHAGDDPHGQPAVMEELKEEARARGLWNLFHPDPAYGPGLTYNEYAPLAEISGRSFIAPEAINCAAPDTGNMEVLTQFGTEEQKERWLRPLLDGEIRSAFAMTEPDVASSDATNIQLRIERDGDDYVLNGRKWWTSGAMRDRCQIFIVMGKTDPDGPTYKQQSMILVPRDTPGVTIVRNLPVFGYIDAEGHAEVTFEDVRVPASNLLAGEGDGFMIAQARLGPGRIHHCMRTIGAAERALEALCRRALARETFGAPVATRSNVIDWIAESRIDLEMIRLLTLKTAWLIDTVGNKHARTEIAAIKVAAPTLALKVIDRAIQVHGGGGVTDDFPLAKMYAHVRTLRLADGPDEVHKLSIARRELRQYMVEAQAAVV, translated from the coding sequence ATGGACTTCGAACCCACCCAACGCTGCCGCGAGTTCAGCGAGCGCCTCGAGGCGTTCATGGATGAGCGCGTCTACCCCGCCGAGTCCGTCTACGGGGAGCAGCTGCACGCGGGCGACGACCCGCACGGACAGCCGGCCGTGATGGAGGAGCTCAAGGAGGAGGCGCGCGCCCGCGGCCTCTGGAACCTCTTTCACCCCGACCCCGCGTACGGCCCCGGCCTGACCTACAACGAGTACGCCCCGCTGGCCGAGATCAGCGGCCGCAGCTTCATCGCGCCCGAGGCGATCAACTGCGCCGCGCCGGACACGGGCAACATGGAGGTCCTGACGCAGTTCGGGACCGAGGAGCAGAAGGAGCGCTGGCTGCGGCCGCTGCTCGACGGCGAGATCCGCTCGGCGTTCGCGATGACCGAGCCGGACGTCGCCTCCTCGGACGCCACGAACATCCAGCTGCGCATCGAGCGCGACGGCGACGACTACGTCCTCAACGGGCGCAAGTGGTGGACGTCGGGCGCGATGCGCGACCGCTGCCAGATCTTCATCGTCATGGGCAAGACCGACCCGGACGGCCCCACCTACAAGCAGCAGTCGATGATCCTCGTGCCGCGCGACACGCCCGGCGTGACCATCGTGCGCAACCTCCCGGTGTTCGGCTACATCGACGCCGAGGGCCACGCCGAGGTGACGTTCGAGGACGTCCGCGTGCCGGCGTCCAACCTGCTCGCCGGCGAGGGCGACGGCTTCATGATCGCCCAGGCGCGGCTCGGCCCGGGACGCATCCACCACTGCATGCGGACGATCGGCGCGGCCGAGCGGGCGCTCGAGGCGCTGTGCCGGCGCGCGCTCGCGCGCGAGACGTTCGGCGCGCCCGTGGCGACGCGGTCGAACGTCATCGACTGGATCGCCGAGTCGCGGATCGACCTCGAGATGATCCGCCTGCTGACGCTGAAGACCGCGTGGCTCATCGACACGGTCGGCAACAAGCACGCGCGCACGGAGATCGCGGCGATCAAGGTCGCGGCGCCGACGCTCGCGCTGAAGGTCATCGACCGCGCGATCCAGGTCCACGGCGGCGGCGGCGTCACCGACGACTTCCCGCTGGCGAAGATGTACGCGCACGTGCGCACGCTGCGGCTGGCCGACGGCCCCGACGAGGTGCACAAGCTGTCGATCGCGCGGCGCGAGCTGCGCCAGTACATGGTCGAGGCGCAGGCCGCCGTGGTCTGA
- a CDS encoding DMT family transporter yields the protein MASHGSHSTALGLTAAFVTGIVFALQIFLTGRLRSHLGSAEIAGSVNNLVGLVALLCVSAVWRIPQRALAQMRESGLRPRWWHLLVGLSGAYFITVSSEAAPEIGVALLFVAVVVGQVFGALVVDRIGLAPGGKRPVTAARVLAIALALVAVALGAIGANGDPKLGLLALVVVAGVGVAIQQAGLGHMTRVSGQPIASALVNFLVGTTALVVVTAILTGFQPPNGWSAPPEDWVGGFLGAAIAATLSKLVSLFGVLPVILGLVAGQTTGGLLIDLFEPSSGHTVSAQTVVSVALTIAAVAVAGIAGTRAARQRRPECVPGD from the coding sequence GTGGCCTCACACGGGAGCCACTCGACCGCGCTCGGCCTGACCGCCGCGTTCGTCACCGGCATCGTCTTCGCGCTGCAGATCTTCCTGACCGGGCGGCTGCGCAGCCACCTCGGCTCCGCCGAGATCGCCGGCAGCGTGAACAACCTCGTGGGCCTGGTCGCGCTGCTGTGCGTGTCGGCCGTGTGGCGCATCCCGCAGCGGGCGCTGGCCCAGATGCGCGAGAGCGGGCTGCGGCCACGGTGGTGGCACCTGCTCGTGGGGCTGAGCGGCGCCTACTTCATCACCGTCAGCTCCGAGGCGGCGCCGGAGATCGGCGTGGCGCTGCTGTTCGTCGCGGTCGTCGTGGGGCAGGTGTTCGGCGCGCTCGTCGTCGATCGCATCGGCCTGGCGCCCGGCGGCAAGCGACCGGTCACCGCCGCGCGCGTCCTGGCCATCGCCCTGGCGCTCGTCGCGGTGGCGCTCGGGGCGATCGGCGCGAACGGGGACCCGAAGCTCGGGCTTCTCGCCCTCGTCGTGGTCGCCGGGGTGGGGGTCGCGATCCAGCAGGCGGGACTCGGCCACATGACCCGCGTGAGTGGTCAGCCGATCGCGTCGGCGCTCGTGAACTTCCTCGTGGGCACGACGGCACTCGTCGTCGTGACCGCGATCCTCACCGGCTTCCAGCCGCCCAACGGCTGGTCCGCGCCGCCCGAGGACTGGGTCGGTGGCTTCCTCGGCGCCGCCATCGCGGCCACCCTCTCCAAGCTCGTGAGCCTCTTCGGCGTGCTGCCGGTCATCCTCGGCCTCGTCGCCGGCCAGACGACGGGCGGTCTGCTGATCGACCTGTTCGAGCCGTCGAGCGGCCACACCGTGAGCGCACAGACGGTCGTCAGCGTCGCGCTGACCATCGCCGCCGTGGCGGTCGCCGGCATCGCCGGCACGCGCGCCGCCCGGCAGCGCCGGCCGGAGTGCGTGCCCGGCGACTGA
- a CDS encoding M20/M25/M40 family metallo-hydrolase, which produces MLARPTDAERRRLHGLFAELCAIDSPFGHEQACADRVEAELRRIGLDVERDDFGNLLARVPPPAGSERWLLMCAHLDTVPRLDPSTPIEPVEVDEGWENAHADILGADNKAAVAAMLLTAERAANDGSPVGLELLFTLQEENALVGAKAFDVGRLRSRFGYVYDHATPIGEIVLASPTYYRFEATFHGQAAHAGIRPEDGRSAIVAAARAIASLRLGRIDDETTANVGTIHGGVGGTNVVPEHCRFVGEVRSIDDAKAEALVTETIERIHAAANEPTCDVDVDVSVARLFSGYRHRPTSPAVGAAEEALRACGYEPGHIHSGGGSDANAFEAAGLHCVCLANGTQRNHEPTERVSFDALEGMLAVSFALLATAVAVDAPA; this is translated from the coding sequence GTGCTGGCTCGCCCGACTGACGCCGAGCGGCGGCGTCTGCACGGGCTCTTCGCCGAGCTGTGCGCCATCGACAGCCCGTTCGGGCACGAGCAGGCCTGCGCGGACCGCGTGGAGGCCGAGCTGCGGCGAATCGGCCTGGACGTCGAGCGCGACGACTTCGGCAACCTCCTGGCGCGCGTCCCGCCGCCCGCCGGCTCCGAGCGCTGGCTGCTCATGTGCGCCCACCTCGACACGGTGCCGCGCCTGGACCCGTCGACCCCGATCGAGCCGGTCGAGGTCGACGAGGGCTGGGAGAACGCGCACGCCGACATCCTCGGCGCCGACAACAAGGCCGCCGTCGCCGCGATGCTGCTGACCGCCGAGCGCGCGGCGAACGACGGCAGCCCGGTCGGGCTCGAGCTGCTCTTCACGCTGCAGGAGGAGAACGCGCTCGTCGGCGCCAAGGCGTTCGACGTGGGGCGGCTGCGCTCGCGGTTCGGCTACGTCTACGACCACGCGACGCCGATCGGCGAGATCGTCCTCGCCTCCCCGACCTACTACCGCTTCGAGGCGACCTTCCACGGCCAGGCCGCCCACGCGGGGATCCGGCCCGAGGACGGGCGCAGCGCGATCGTCGCCGCCGCCCGGGCGATCGCGTCGCTGCGCCTGGGCCGCATCGACGACGAGACCACCGCGAACGTCGGGACGATCCACGGCGGCGTCGGCGGGACGAACGTCGTGCCCGAGCACTGCCGCTTCGTCGGCGAGGTCCGGTCGATCGACGACGCGAAGGCCGAGGCGCTGGTGACCGAGACGATCGAGCGCATCCACGCGGCGGCCAACGAGCCGACGTGCGACGTCGACGTCGACGTGTCGGTCGCCCGGCTGTTCTCCGGCTACCGCCACCGGCCCACCTCGCCCGCCGTCGGCGCGGCGGAGGAGGCGCTGCGCGCCTGCGGCTACGAACCCGGCCACATCCACTCCGGCGGCGGCTCGGACGCCAACGCGTTCGAGGCCGCCGGCCTTCACTGCGTGTGCCTGGCCAACGGGACGCAGCGCAACCACGAGCCGACCGAGCGCGTCAGCTTCGACGCGCTGGAGGGCATGCTCGCGGTGTCGTTCGCGCTGTTGGCCACGGCGGTGGCCGTCGACGCGCCGGCGTGA